One Methanobacterium sp. genomic region harbors:
- the truD gene encoding tRNA pseudouridine(13) synthase TruD: MLNAETYITCQKGIGGKIRTIYEDFYVEEIPESEPSGTGDNTWFFIEKVGRDTLEVVLDVARELHVDRKRMGFAGMKDKRAVTRQWLCVSNSEVEDIEKLRDKLYKVDILKIMKNEKKLRIGQLVGNKFRLLIRDTEDPEKDSQLATEILAELSKTGVPNYYGWQRFGKKRSNTHLVGKALLENDLKKAVDCYIGNPYDEEREHIKKPRQMYDEGKWEESLEEMPGSMRYEKMMLKTLLKEMKKKNVEDIDSLDEHAYRRAISSLPKPLRRMFVHAYQSFLFNKAVSARVKLGIDKYVEGDIIIDNEEHLVHEFGDDIDERIKNFEVHPTAPLFGSKVPLAGGELGEMEQKVIDGEGVTLEEFKVPKMPKLGSHGLRRAIRFKIWDASAKATDEGVLVEFSIPKGCYATAVLREIMKNEVV; the protein is encoded by the coding sequence ATGCTTAACGCTGAAACTTATATTACCTGCCAAAAAGGAATTGGTGGAAAAATTAGAACAATATACGAAGATTTTTACGTTGAAGAAATACCAGAATCAGAACCAAGTGGAACCGGAGATAACACCTGGTTTTTCATTGAAAAAGTTGGAAGAGATACACTTGAGGTTGTGCTGGATGTCGCACGTGAACTGCACGTAGACAGGAAAAGAATGGGCTTTGCAGGGATGAAAGATAAACGAGCAGTCACAAGACAGTGGCTGTGTGTTTCAAACTCCGAAGTTGAAGACATTGAAAAATTAAGAGACAAGCTGTACAAAGTTGACATACTCAAGATAATGAAAAACGAGAAAAAATTAAGGATTGGACAGCTTGTAGGGAATAAATTCAGGCTTCTTATAAGAGATACAGAAGATCCAGAAAAAGATAGTCAACTAGCAACTGAAATACTGGCAGAACTCTCAAAGACAGGGGTTCCTAATTACTACGGCTGGCAGAGGTTTGGCAAAAAAAGGTCGAATACCCATCTCGTTGGAAAGGCATTACTCGAAAATGATTTAAAAAAAGCAGTTGATTGTTATATTGGAAATCCTTATGACGAGGAGAGGGAGCATATTAAAAAACCAAGACAGATGTATGATGAGGGAAAATGGGAAGAATCATTGGAAGAAATGCCGGGGAGCATGAGATATGAAAAGATGATGCTTAAAACCCTTTTAAAGGAAATGAAAAAGAAAAATGTCGAAGATATTGATTCTTTAGATGAACATGCTTACAGGCGTGCTATATCAAGCCTCCCAAAACCGTTAAGGAGAATGTTTGTCCACGCTTACCAGTCATTTTTATTCAATAAAGCGGTAAGTGCGAGGGTTAAGCTTGGAATCGATAAGTATGTTGAAGGTGACATAATCATCGATAATGAGGAACATCTGGTCCATGAATTTGGTGATGACATAGATGAAAGAATAAAAAACTTTGAAGTTCACCCTACAGCTCCCCTTTTTGGAAGTAAAGTCCCACTTGCCGGTGGAGAACTTGGCGAAATGGAGCAGAAAGTTATAGATGGGGAAGGGGTTACTTTAGAAGAATTTAAAGTCCCTAAAATGCCTAAACTTGGAAGTCATGGGCTGAGACGTGCGATTAGATTTAAGATATGGGATGCCTCTGCTAAGGCCACTGATGAAGGAGTTCTTGTAGAGTTTTCAATTCCAAAGGGATGCTATGCAACGGCTGTTTTAAGGGAAATAATGAAAAATGAAGTTGTTTAA